In Oryctolagus cuniculus chromosome X, mOryCun1.1, whole genome shotgun sequence, a single window of DNA contains:
- the SMIM9 gene encoding small integral membrane protein 9, translating into MEPQKLLSVGFLLCSLTYLLLETAAPPRSPSSAFGIQEKTRWKAGSKPRPRGKHKSWLSNFRNYLWDLIKNFIPPAAIFAFLITTAIMGTLCCLTFLVGEPVQ; encoded by the exons ATGGAACCTCAGAAGCTGCTGAGCGTTGGATTTCTGCTGTGCTCTCTGACTTACCTCTTGTTGGAGACGGCGGCACCCCCTAGGTCACCTTCATCTGCCTTTGGAATACAAGAAAAAACGAGATGGAAAGCAGGGTCAAAGCCACGCCCAAGGG GAAAGCACAAGTCCTGGCTTAGCAACTTCAGGAATTATTTGTGGGATCTCATCAAGAACTTCATACCTCCAGCAgccatttttgcttttcttatcaCCACAGCAATAATGGGGACCCTCTGCTGCCTCAC TTTTCTTGTAGGTGAGCCAGTCCAATGA